A window of the Euzebya pacifica genome harbors these coding sequences:
- a CDS encoding A/G-specific adenine glycosylase, translating into MGAPPRSADDPVDHAAMRELVEGVLAWHRPEERKLPWRTPGTTPWGILLSEVMAQQTQADRVAERWVQLIQRFPDPATMADAAPAEVIDLWVGLGYNRRAVNLHRAAVVMVEQHDGEVPDDLDGLLSLPGIGPYTARAVLAFAFDRDVVPVDTNVARIVARHSGRVLDRSDAQVLADGAVRWGRGALAAAALMDLGATTCRARTPACDRCPVASTCSWAGGPEEDPAGRGAHRPRPQGRFEGSARQARGRIIAAARAGRLPHDAAVELAGEHGVGVLDALVADGLVVRDGEGFALPGARGKSRRGVRDRED; encoded by the coding sequence ATGGGTGCCCCTCCTCGCTCTGCTGACGACCCGGTCGACCATGCAGCGATGCGCGAGCTCGTGGAGGGCGTGCTGGCGTGGCACCGACCCGAGGAGCGCAAGCTGCCGTGGCGGACCCCCGGCACCACCCCGTGGGGGATCCTGCTCAGCGAGGTCATGGCCCAGCAGACACAGGCCGATCGGGTGGCCGAGCGGTGGGTGCAGCTGATCCAGCGGTTCCCCGACCCGGCCACCATGGCCGACGCCGCGCCGGCCGAGGTGATCGACCTGTGGGTGGGGCTCGGCTACAACCGGCGGGCAGTCAACCTGCACCGCGCGGCAGTGGTGATGGTTGAGCAGCACGACGGTGAGGTGCCCGACGACCTCGACGGCCTGCTGTCCCTGCCCGGCATCGGGCCCTACACGGCCCGGGCGGTGCTGGCCTTCGCCTTCGACCGTGACGTGGTGCCCGTGGACACCAACGTGGCGCGTATCGTCGCTCGCCACTCCGGCAGGGTGCTGGACCGCTCCGACGCCCAGGTGTTGGCCGACGGGGCCGTCCGATGGGGGAGGGGGGCGCTGGCCGCAGCGGCGCTCATGGACCTGGGTGCCACCACCTGTCGGGCCCGCACGCCGGCCTGTGACCGCTGCCCCGTCGCATCGACGTGCAGCTGGGCCGGCGGCCCCGAGGAGGACCCCGCCGGGCGGGGGGCACATCGCCCCCGGCCGCAGGGACGGTTCGAGGGGTCCGCGCGGCAGGCACGCGGGCGGATCATCGCCGCGGCACGGGCGGGCCGGCTGCCCCACGACGCCGCCGTCGAGCTGGCCGGCGAACACGGGGTGGGGGTCCTGGATGCCCTCGTGGCCGACGGCCTGGTGGTCCGGGACGGCGAAGGGTTTGCGTTGCCGGGAGCGAGGGGCAAGTCTCGGAGAGGCGTACGGGACCGCGAGGACTGA
- a CDS encoding dihydrofolate reductase family protein, with product MEQLHPTHVPEVDAYEAHRPPSGTASWLRVNMVSSLDGHIVDDDGVSGGLGGDADRLAFFALRHHADAILAGAGTVRAEDYGGMRVRDSMRAAREADGRVDPAPIVVVTASLDLDPTSRLFTDTRVPPIVLTTTDADDDAVDRIGGAGARIVRAGEGRVDLTEGLAVLRDVLGLHHVLCEGGPGLNAALLAADLVDELCLTLAPAIVGSVDPRRIAGEAHPARGMTLSRVLHGDGELLLRYTRQR from the coding sequence ATGGAGCAGCTGCACCCCACCCACGTGCCCGAGGTCGATGCCTACGAGGCCCACCGTCCGCCGAGCGGCACGGCGTCGTGGCTGCGGGTCAACATGGTGAGCAGCCTCGACGGCCACATCGTCGACGACGACGGGGTCAGCGGCGGGCTGGGCGGCGACGCCGATCGGTTGGCGTTCTTCGCCCTGCGCCACCACGCCGACGCGATCCTGGCCGGCGCCGGCACCGTTCGTGCCGAGGACTACGGCGGCATGCGTGTTCGCGACAGCATGCGGGCAGCGCGCGAGGCGGACGGTCGCGTCGACCCGGCCCCCATCGTGGTCGTGACCGCGTCCCTCGACCTGGACCCCACGTCGCGCCTGTTCACCGACACCCGGGTGCCCCCGATCGTGCTGACCACGACCGACGCGGACGACGACGCCGTCGATCGGATTGGCGGGGCCGGAGCGCGGATCGTGCGCGCGGGGGAGGGCCGGGTCGACCTCACCGAGGGTCTGGCCGTCCTGCGGGACGTCCTGGGCCTCCACCACGTCCTGTGCGAGGGCGGCCCCGGCCTGAACGCCGCGCTGCTGGCCGCTGACCTGGTGGACGAGCTCTGCCTGACGCTGGCCCCCGCCATCGTGGGCAGCGTCGACCCCCGGCGCATCGCGGGCGAGGCACACCCGGCGCGGGGGATGACCCTGTCCCGGGTCCTCCACGGGGACGGCGAGCTGCTGCTGCGCTACACCCGGCAGCGCTGA
- the nucS gene encoding endonuclease NucS — protein sequence MRLLIARCTVDYDGRLTAHLPEARRLIMVKADGCVAIHADGGAYKPLNWMNAPNKLEEEDDRWVVTSPKGETLTITLHERVWETETELGEDPGLTKDGVEAHLQELLAANTDAIGENLQLVRREYPTDIGPVDLLLRDAEGQAVAVEIKRRGEIDGVEQLTRYLERMDRDPLLRPVRGIFAAQLIKPQARVLAESRGIACVEVDYDELRGIESDELKLF from the coding sequence ATGCGCCTACTCATCGCCCGCTGCACCGTGGACTACGACGGTCGGCTGACCGCCCACCTGCCGGAGGCCCGGCGCCTGATCATGGTGAAGGCCGACGGTTGCGTCGCCATCCATGCCGACGGCGGCGCCTACAAGCCCCTCAACTGGATGAACGCGCCCAACAAGCTGGAGGAGGAGGACGACCGCTGGGTCGTCACGTCCCCCAAGGGCGAGACGCTGACCATCACCCTGCACGAGCGGGTCTGGGAGACCGAGACGGAGCTCGGCGAGGACCCCGGCCTGACCAAGGACGGGGTCGAGGCGCACCTGCAGGAGCTGCTGGCGGCCAACACCGACGCCATCGGCGAGAACCTGCAGCTGGTCCGCCGGGAGTACCCGACCGACATCGGTCCGGTCGACCTGCTGCTGCGTGACGCCGAGGGGCAGGCCGTGGCGGTGGAGATCAAGCGACGCGGCGAGATCGACGGGGTCGAGCAGCTGACCCGCTACCTCGAGCGCATGGACCGCGACCCCCTGCTCCGGCCCGTCAGGGGCATCTTCGCCGCCCAGCTCATCAAGCCCCAGGCACGTGTCCTCGCGGAGTCCCGCGGCATCGCCTGCGTCGAGGTGGACTACGACGAGCTGCGCGGCATCGAGTCCGACGAGCTGAAGCTCTTCTGA
- a CDS encoding diguanylate cyclase domain-containing protein has translation MSELLIVVAVLGLLGVATSRAAGRRTSPVVAAEVIDDVLGRAGGGRDPEAVIRCVAGGLAAAVGATRAEALFVTPPNKAVARVSLEGDHLTPNETPTPDELRALVTSWLSVDPRPIDLRDGDAHPLRPWLDQLEVGDAIVIPLMDTEPLGVLVLGNRQGGPSGAIALDGPSQRRVAVDATAALLDARRRELIARMPAEWFADSTASRLEALPGAGTLGRRLEMAGANRESVALLSLRVHAVDGVAEAGPVADVVADRLMRTVRRTDLVARVEADRVVVVLADMAESDTAIRACRRLVDRAHVPVLHDGVVVRPEVSAGVVLWDGHTSAQAIRAELDAAEGAATADPMHAIHLRPSEVQRRGLAA, from the coding sequence GTGTCGGAGCTGCTGATCGTCGTTGCCGTCCTCGGGCTGCTCGGTGTGGCCACATCTCGTGCCGCCGGACGCCGAACCAGCCCTGTCGTGGCGGCCGAGGTGATCGACGACGTCCTCGGGCGGGCCGGTGGCGGCCGCGACCCGGAAGCCGTGATCCGCTGCGTCGCGGGCGGGCTCGCAGCGGCCGTGGGCGCCACGCGGGCCGAGGCGCTGTTCGTGACGCCACCCAACAAGGCCGTGGCCCGGGTCTCCCTGGAGGGCGATCACCTCACCCCCAACGAGACACCTACGCCTGACGAGCTCCGTGCGCTGGTGACCTCGTGGTTGTCGGTGGACCCGAGGCCGATCGACCTGCGCGACGGCGATGCCCATCCGCTGCGGCCGTGGTTGGACCAGCTGGAGGTCGGTGACGCCATCGTCATCCCGCTGATGGACACCGAACCCCTCGGCGTGCTCGTGCTCGGCAACCGGCAGGGCGGCCCCTCGGGCGCCATCGCACTGGACGGTCCCAGCCAGCGTCGCGTCGCCGTCGACGCCACGGCTGCGCTGCTGGACGCGCGGCGTCGTGAGCTGATCGCCCGGATGCCAGCGGAATGGTTCGCCGACTCGACCGCCAGCCGCCTCGAGGCGCTCCCCGGGGCTGGCACGCTCGGCCGCCGGCTGGAGATGGCCGGGGCGAACCGGGAGTCGGTCGCGCTCCTGTCCTTGCGGGTCCACGCGGTGGACGGCGTGGCCGAGGCCGGCCCTGTTGCCGACGTCGTGGCCGATCGCCTGATGCGCACCGTTCGGCGGACCGACCTCGTGGCCCGAGTGGAGGCCGATCGGGTTGTCGTCGTGCTGGCCGACATGGCCGAGAGCGACACCGCGATCAGGGCCTGCCGACGCCTCGTGGACCGAGCACACGTGCCCGTCCTCCACGACGGCGTGGTCGTGCGCCCGGAGGTCAGCGCCGGTGTGGTGCTGTGGGACGGGCACACGTCCGCCCAGGCGATCCGTGCAGAGCTGGACGCCGCGGAAGGTGCGGCGACGGCCGACCCGATGCACGCCATCCACCTGCGCCCGTCGGAGGTCCAGCGTCGGGGCCTCGCCGCCTGA
- a CDS encoding ATP-dependent Clp protease ATP-binding subunit, with amino-acid sequence MFERFTDRARRVVVLAQEEARMLNHNYIGTEHILLGLIHEGEGVAAKALESLGISLEGVREQVEEIIGQGQTAPAGHIPFTPRAKKVLELSLREALQLGHNYIGTEHILLGLIREGEGVAAQVLQKLGADLNRVRQQVIQLLSGYAGGEGSPSGSPKAGVAPGSQGEGESKGSPVLDQFGRNLTQHAREGKLDPVIGRKREIERVMQVLSRRRKNNPVLIGEPGVGKTAIVEGLAQMIVSGNIPETLKDKQLYTLDLGALVAGSRYRGDFEERLKKVLKEITTRGDIILFIDELHTLVGAGAAEGAIDAASILKPMLARGELQTIGATTIDEYRKHLEKDAALERRFQPITVEEPSIVHTIEILKGLRDSYEAHHRVTITDAALVASANLADRYISDRFLPDKAIDLLDEAGSRLRIRRLTAPPDLQDLEDEANKVRKQKEQAIDDQDFEKAARLRDEEKKLLERRAEREKEWKSSGLDTVLTLDEEDIAEVLSNWTGIPVFKLTEEETQKLLRMEAELHKRIIGQEEAIVAVSKSIRRTRSGLKDPKRPSGSFIFLGPSGVGKTELAKTLAEFLFGDEDALIHLDMSEYQEKHTVSRLIGSPPGYVGYEEGGQLTEAVRRRPFSVVLFDEVEKAHPDVFNSLLQILEDGRLTDSQGKAVDFKNTVLIMTSNLGTRNLGKTPTGFAAQADEKSHYEQMKAQVDDELKRHFRPEFLNRIDDTIVFHPLTQAQVKNIVDLMMKRVKEQLKAKALDIELTEDAKDWLSMKGYDPTLGARPLRRTIQREIEDVLSEKLLYGEFSANQLIVADIEDDAVVFRAMDAPEVPPMELASAED; translated from the coding sequence ATGTTCGAACGCTTCACCGACCGGGCCAGACGTGTCGTCGTGCTGGCGCAAGAAGAAGCACGGATGCTGAACCACAACTACATCGGCACCGAGCACATCCTGCTCGGGCTGATCCACGAGGGGGAAGGCGTCGCTGCGAAGGCGCTGGAGTCCCTCGGCATCTCGCTCGAAGGCGTCCGTGAACAGGTCGAGGAGATCATCGGGCAGGGCCAGACCGCCCCGGCCGGCCACATCCCCTTCACGCCCCGCGCCAAGAAGGTCCTCGAGCTGTCGCTGCGGGAAGCGCTGCAGCTCGGGCACAACTACATCGGCACCGAGCACATCCTGCTCGGGCTGATCCGCGAGGGCGAGGGCGTTGCCGCCCAGGTCCTGCAGAAGCTCGGCGCGGACCTCAACCGTGTGCGCCAGCAGGTCATCCAGCTGCTCAGCGGCTACGCCGGTGGCGAGGGCTCCCCGTCGGGCAGTCCCAAGGCCGGCGTTGCGCCGGGCAGCCAGGGCGAGGGCGAGTCCAAGGGCTCCCCGGTGCTCGACCAGTTCGGCCGCAACCTGACCCAGCACGCCCGCGAGGGCAAGCTCGACCCGGTCATCGGGCGCAAGCGCGAGATCGAGCGGGTCATGCAGGTGCTGTCGCGCCGTCGCAAGAACAACCCCGTCCTGATCGGCGAGCCGGGTGTCGGCAAGACCGCGATCGTCGAGGGCCTGGCCCAGATGATCGTGTCGGGCAACATCCCCGAGACGCTGAAGGACAAGCAGCTCTACACCCTGGACCTCGGCGCCCTGGTCGCCGGCTCCCGCTACCGCGGTGACTTCGAGGAGCGCCTCAAGAAGGTGCTCAAGGAGATCACCACCCGCGGCGACATCATCCTGTTCATCGACGAGCTGCACACGCTCGTCGGCGCAGGCGCTGCCGAGGGCGCCATCGACGCCGCCAGCATCCTCAAGCCGATGCTGGCCCGTGGCGAGCTGCAGACCATCGGTGCCACGACGATCGACGAGTACCGCAAGCACCTCGAGAAGGACGCGGCGCTCGAGCGGCGCTTCCAGCCGATCACGGTGGAGGAACCCTCCATCGTCCACACGATCGAGATCCTCAAGGGCCTGCGCGACAGCTACGAGGCACACCACCGCGTCACCATCACCGACGCGGCGCTGGTGGCCTCGGCCAACCTCGCCGACCGCTACATCTCCGACCGCTTCCTCCCGGACAAGGCCATCGACCTCCTCGACGAGGCCGGCTCTCGCCTTCGCATCCGTCGCCTGACCGCGCCGCCGGACCTGCAGGACCTCGAGGACGAGGCCAACAAGGTCCGCAAGCAGAAGGAACAGGCGATCGACGACCAGGACTTCGAGAAGGCTGCCCGCCTTCGCGACGAGGAGAAGAAGCTCCTCGAGCGTCGCGCCGAGCGCGAGAAGGAATGGAAGTCCTCTGGGCTGGACACGGTCCTGACCCTCGACGAGGAGGACATCGCCGAGGTCCTCAGCAACTGGACGGGCATCCCGGTCTTCAAGCTGACCGAGGAGGAGACCCAGAAGCTGCTGCGGATGGAGGCCGAGCTCCACAAGCGGATCATCGGTCAGGAAGAGGCCATCGTGGCCGTCTCCAAGTCCATCCGTCGGACCCGCTCCGGACTCAAGGACCCCAAGCGTCCGTCCGGCTCGTTCATCTTCCTCGGTCCCTCGGGTGTCGGGAAGACCGAGCTGGCCAAGACGCTGGCGGAGTTCCTCTTCGGTGACGAGGACGCCCTGATCCACCTCGACATGTCGGAGTACCAGGAGAAGCACACGGTCAGTCGCCTGATCGGTTCGCCTCCCGGCTACGTCGGTTACGAAGAGGGCGGTCAGCTGACCGAGGCGGTCCGCCGTCGTCCTTTCAGCGTGGTGCTGTTCGACGAGGTCGAGAAGGCCCACCCGGACGTCTTCAACTCCCTGCTGCAGATCCTGGAGGACGGTCGCCTGACCGACTCGCAGGGCAAGGCGGTGGACTTCAAGAACACCGTGCTGATCATGACCTCCAACCTGGGCACCCGGAACCTCGGCAAGACGCCGACCGGTTTCGCCGCACAGGCGGACGAGAAGTCGCACTACGAGCAGATGAAGGCGCAGGTCGACGACGAGCTCAAGCGTCACTTCCGGCCCGAGTTCCTCAACCGCATCGACGACACGATCGTCTTCCACCCGCTGACCCAGGCGCAGGTCAAGAACATCGTCGACCTGATGATGAAGCGCGTGAAGGAGCAGCTGAAGGCCAAGGCGCTCGACATCGAGCTGACCGAGGACGCCAAGGACTGGCTGAGCATGAAGGGCTACGACCCGACCCTGGGTGCCCGTCCGCTTCGTCGCACCATCCAGCGCGAGATCGAGGACGTCCTCAGCGAGAAGCTGCTGTACGGCGAGTTCTCCGCCAACCAGCTGATCGTCGCCGACATCGAGGACGACGCCGTGGTCTTCCGGGCCATGGACGCCCCCGAGGTGCCGCCGATGGAGCTGGCCAGCGCCGAGGACTGA
- a CDS encoding putative bifunctional diguanylate cyclase/phosphodiesterase: MTGPTGATSRPERGPTLRRTWSAVIASFLGALVTVGAVAIGATTYQQALFARTTTALEEQMAAVIELELVIGDVEDPASGVMYAVGGPEQYANQQAAYAEVVARMDAAFDNLEAELASTGTAAMLRPARDAWEDFDADLATAPGYVASGEIFVLLQAGNDPFNATWRDLTDARRTLTAVRAELLADLHVSIHDSQIMQRTVVAVVIGAVVIGLLTALSAAQRMRRRVLRPIALLQTAARELHGADGFSVELGESVRELGELGLALSETAVSVRDSQDRLRDQALTDDLTGMPNRKAFGQALHARLADPTIDRVAVLFLDLDDFKDINDTMGHAAGDQLLTVVAERLRRAAPNGAVVARLGGDEFAMTLGLTDDPAIASRAALDALEALSSGTVIAGAEVDIACSIGLAISALGAGPGDAEELLGNADFAMYTAKRQGKNRIEIYAPGLLGERPSRAELRRDLSGAAARDELVLHYQPVVDLTTGTLLGAEALVRWDSPSRGLLGPGEFIAVAEDTGAIAGIGAWVLDRACRDLAAHPERLGGWVSVNVSGAQLNDGGFVDIVRGALTRHGVQPVALVLELTEAAAVTNTELAVRTLQALRALGVRVALDDFGTGFSSLSYVADLPLDVIKIDRAFVADARPSGQAALEAIVTLGRRLGLVLIAEGIETIAELDRLRGHGEMAGQGYLLARPMPLEALTDQESLLELATKS; this comes from the coding sequence ATGACGGGCCCCACGGGGGCCACGAGCCGTCCGGAACGCGGGCCGACGCTGCGGCGGACGTGGTCAGCGGTCATCGCGTCCTTCCTGGGCGCGTTGGTCACCGTCGGAGCGGTGGCGATCGGCGCCACGACCTATCAGCAGGCACTGTTCGCCCGGACCACGACCGCCCTCGAGGAGCAGATGGCCGCGGTCATCGAGCTCGAGCTGGTGATCGGGGACGTCGAGGACCCCGCGTCTGGCGTCATGTACGCCGTTGGTGGACCGGAGCAGTACGCCAACCAGCAGGCGGCCTACGCCGAGGTGGTCGCGCGCATGGACGCCGCCTTCGACAACCTCGAGGCCGAGCTCGCCAGCACGGGGACCGCGGCCATGCTGCGACCGGCTCGGGACGCCTGGGAGGACTTCGACGCCGACCTCGCGACGGCCCCGGGCTACGTGGCCAGCGGCGAGATCTTCGTTCTGCTGCAAGCCGGGAACGACCCCTTCAACGCGACGTGGCGAGACCTGACCGACGCCCGTCGGACCCTGACCGCCGTACGGGCCGAGCTGCTGGCCGATCTGCACGTCAGCATCCACGACTCACAGATCATGCAGCGAACGGTTGTCGCGGTCGTGATCGGCGCGGTGGTGATCGGCCTGCTCACCGCGCTCAGCGCCGCGCAGAGGATGCGGCGTCGAGTGCTGCGGCCCATCGCGCTGCTGCAGACGGCCGCCCGGGAGCTGCACGGTGCCGACGGGTTCTCCGTCGAGCTGGGCGAGTCCGTGCGGGAGCTGGGTGAGCTGGGACTGGCCCTGAGCGAGACGGCCGTCTCGGTGCGCGACAGCCAGGACCGGCTGCGGGACCAAGCGCTGACCGATGACCTGACGGGCATGCCCAACCGCAAGGCGTTCGGCCAGGCGCTCCACGCCAGGCTGGCCGATCCGACCATCGACCGCGTCGCCGTCCTGTTCCTGGACCTGGACGACTTCAAGGACATCAACGACACGATGGGCCACGCCGCTGGTGACCAGCTGCTCACCGTCGTGGCCGAGCGCTTGCGCCGCGCCGCGCCGAACGGCGCCGTCGTCGCGCGCCTCGGAGGGGACGAGTTCGCCATGACGTTGGGCTTGACCGACGACCCGGCCATCGCGAGTCGCGCCGCCCTCGACGCGCTGGAGGCCCTGTCGTCGGGCACCGTCATCGCGGGCGCCGAGGTGGACATCGCCTGCAGCATCGGCTTGGCGATCAGCGCGCTGGGCGCGGGACCGGGCGACGCCGAGGAGCTGCTCGGCAACGCGGACTTCGCCATGTACACCGCCAAGCGGCAGGGCAAGAACCGCATCGAGATCTACGCCCCTGGCCTGCTGGGCGAGCGGCCGTCCAGGGCCGAGCTCCGCCGTGACCTGTCCGGCGCCGCGGCCCGCGACGAGCTGGTCCTGCACTACCAACCCGTCGTCGACCTCACGACGGGCACCTTGCTGGGGGCCGAGGCCCTGGTCCGCTGGGACAGCCCGTCCCGTGGGCTCCTCGGCCCCGGCGAGTTCATCGCCGTGGCTGAAGACACCGGGGCCATCGCCGGAATCGGTGCGTGGGTGCTCGACCGTGCCTGTCGCGACCTCGCCGCGCATCCCGAACGGCTCGGCGGATGGGTCAGCGTGAACGTCTCGGGGGCGCAGCTGAACGATGGCGGATTCGTGGACATCGTTCGCGGCGCGCTGACCCGGCACGGCGTCCAGCCCGTTGCGCTCGTGCTGGAGCTGACCGAGGCGGCGGCGGTCACCAACACCGAGCTGGCCGTGCGAACCCTCCAAGCGCTGCGGGCCCTTGGGGTGCGCGTCGCCCTGGACGACTTCGGCACCGGCTTCTCCTCCCTCAGCTACGTCGCCGACCTGCCGCTCGACGTCATCAAGATCGACCGTGCCTTCGTCGCCGACGCTCGTCCCAGTGGCCAGGCGGCCCTCGAGGCCATCGTGACGCTGGGTCGTCGTCTGGGTCTGGTCCTCATCGCCGAGGGCATCGAGACCATCGCCGAGCTGGATCGGCTGCGCGGGCACGGGGAGATGGCCGGCCAGGGCTACCTGCTCGCCCGTCCCATGCCGCTGGAGGCCCTCACCGACCAGGAGAGCTTGCTCGAGCTGGCCACCAAGTCCTGA
- a CDS encoding motility protein A, with translation MALIGGLVLSFLAIIVSTLIDGNSFGPLIGPSSFVLVFFGALGAGMTGLNKEDLGRIPKTAIKAIKGATFANSGTVTMMAQLADVARREGVLALESRLDGIEDTFLRKGAQLILDGVDSEKVEEAMSIQMNATLSRHKLMIAFYEAVGGYLPTFGMIGTVIGLINMLGNLSDPSQLGAGMAVALLTTLYGVMFANLAFMPIAGKLRLLMEQEQTAMQVVLDGVLSIQAGMSPQMLVERLESYLPPAEQQGYSDRMAAAA, from the coding sequence ATGGCACTCATCGGAGGGCTCGTACTCTCCTTCCTCGCGATCATCGTCTCCACGCTGATCGACGGAAACAGCTTCGGACCGCTGATCGGCCCGTCGTCGTTCGTGTTGGTCTTCTTCGGCGCCCTCGGGGCGGGGATGACCGGCCTGAACAAGGAGGACCTCGGACGGATCCCCAAGACGGCGATCAAGGCCATCAAGGGCGCGACGTTCGCCAACTCCGGCACGGTCACGATGATGGCCCAGCTGGCCGACGTGGCGCGCCGCGAGGGCGTGCTGGCGCTCGAGTCGCGGCTCGACGGCATCGAGGACACCTTCCTGCGCAAGGGCGCCCAGCTGATCCTCGACGGCGTCGACTCCGAGAAGGTCGAGGAGGCGATGAGCATCCAGATGAACGCCACGCTCAGCCGGCACAAGCTGATGATCGCCTTCTACGAGGCCGTCGGCGGCTACCTGCCCACCTTCGGCATGATCGGCACGGTCATCGGCCTGATCAACATGCTGGGCAACCTGTCGGACCCCTCCCAGCTGGGTGCCGGCATGGCCGTCGCGCTGCTGACCACGCTGTACGGCGTGATGTTCGCCAACCTGGCTTTCATGCCCATCGCCGGCAAGCTCAGGCTGCTGATGGAGCAGGAGCAGACCGCGATGCAGGTCGTCCTCGACGGCGTACTCAGCATCCAGGCCGGCATGAGCCCGCAGATGCTGGTCGAGCGCCTCGAGTCCTACCTGCCGCCTGCCGAGCAGCAGGGCTACAGCGACCGCATGGCGGCTGCGGCCTAG
- a CDS encoding OmpA/MotB family protein: MAKHKCVIPDPPADTTRWMGTYGDMVTLLMAFFVMLFAVSETNNEKFIAFVAGLAGPFDNPALELGIVDGAALPETSVSPISLVAPQPGYRDEFSQQTLDEVSAQEAAREQLAEVETALEEVLEVTDVPITAEIRADARGLVVSISTDHVLFEVGAAEISAAGRQLIAEIAPVLVGAPNSVVIEGHTDDTPLSAGGDTNWNLSTDRAVAVLELLGTEHGMPWDRVSASGYGEHRPLVPNTSPANRAVNRRVEILVVGLDIADNGAPPPPADAVTSEASTTTPPVEVVTGVVEDPIGDPVADATVSGDPVAQAAVGAVAGGPTLAAILGQ, encoded by the coding sequence ATGGCCAAGCACAAGTGCGTCATCCCCGACCCGCCAGCGGACACCACCCGCTGGATGGGTACCTACGGCGACATGGTGACCCTCCTGATGGCGTTCTTCGTCATGCTGTTCGCCGTCTCGGAGACCAACAACGAGAAGTTCATCGCGTTCGTGGCCGGCCTCGCAGGCCCGTTCGACAACCCGGCCCTCGAGCTCGGGATCGTCGACGGCGCGGCGCTGCCCGAGACCAGCGTGAGCCCCATCTCGCTGGTCGCGCCACAGCCCGGCTACCGCGACGAGTTCAGCCAGCAGACCCTCGACGAGGTGTCGGCGCAGGAAGCGGCGCGTGAACAGCTCGCCGAGGTCGAGACCGCCCTGGAGGAGGTCCTGGAGGTCACCGACGTGCCGATCACGGCCGAGATCCGCGCCGACGCGCGTGGGCTGGTGGTCAGCATCTCCACCGATCACGTCCTGTTCGAGGTGGGTGCGGCGGAGATCTCCGCGGCCGGTCGACAGCTGATCGCCGAGATCGCCCCGGTGCTGGTCGGAGCCCCCAACAGCGTGGTGATCGAGGGCCACACCGACGACACGCCGCTGTCCGCCGGCGGGGACACCAACTGGAACCTGTCCACCGACCGTGCCGTCGCGGTCCTGGAGCTGCTCGGGACCGAGCACGGCATGCCGTGGGATCGCGTCTCGGCCTCCGGCTACGGCGAGCACCGTCCGCTGGTGCCCAACACCTCACCGGCGAACCGGGCCGTCAACCGACGCGTGGAGATCCTGGTCGTGGGCCTCGACATCGCCGACAACGGTGCACCGCCCCCGCCCGCCGACGCGGTGACGAGCGAGGCATCGACCACCACACCCCCCGTGGAGGTCGTGACTGGCGTGGTGGAGGACCCCATCGGTGACCCGGTCGCCGACGCCACCGTGTCCGGCGATCCCGTCGCGCAGGCGGCGGTGGGGGCCGTGGCCGGCGGTCCGACGCTGGCGGCGATCCTCGGCCAGTAG
- a CDS encoding RNA-binding S4 domain-containing protein translates to MESTRADRWLWAIRLYKTRAAAADACKAGHVSINGKKAKPAAQVRVGDRLEARVNQRQRIVEVLRVIESRVGAPIAVECYADHSPPPDPRPSAAALAGSRDRGAGRPTKKDRREMERLRRLR, encoded by the coding sequence ATGGAGTCCACGCGAGCGGACCGGTGGCTGTGGGCCATCCGGCTGTACAAGACCAGGGCCGCGGCTGCGGACGCCTGCAAGGCAGGCCACGTCAGCATCAACGGCAAGAAGGCCAAGCCGGCCGCACAGGTCCGGGTCGGGGACCGGCTCGAGGCCCGGGTCAACCAGCGCCAGCGGATCGTGGAGGTCCTGCGTGTGATCGAGTCACGCGTCGGGGCCCCGATCGCTGTGGAGTGCTACGCCGACCACTCTCCCCCGCCCGACCCCCGCCCGTCCGCTGCGGCGCTGGCGGGCTCCCGCGACCGCGGTGCCGGACGTCCCACGAAGAAGGATCGCCGCGAGATGGAGCGCCTCCGCCGCCTGCGCTGA